Genomic DNA from Chloroflexia bacterium SDU3-3:
CCGCGCCCGCCGCAGCCACCACGGCTGCCACCGCCATCACCGAGACGGTGACGGCAGCAGCCACCGCCGAGGCCACCGCAGCAGCCACCGCCGAGGCAGCGGCTACCGCCGAGGCCACCGCAGCAGCCACCAGCGAAGCAAATTCCCCCAGCGGCGCAGTACCCACCGGCAATGGCGAGGCGATCACCTTCGGCCTCGTGCTGGTTGGCCCGATCAACGACGGCGGCTGGAACCAGGCCGTGTACGAGGGCGCGAAGTACGCCGAGGCCAAGATCACCGGCTCCAAGCTGGTCTACATCGACAAAGTCAACCCCGCCGACAAGCCCAACGTGACCATCCCGCAGGTGGTCGATGAGCTGATCGCCCAGGGCGCGAAGCTGGTGATCACCAACTCCGCCGAGTTCAGCGACGGCACGATCGAGTCGGCCACCGCCCACCCGGATGTGAAGTTCATCCACCTTTCCGGCGACGCCGTGCTGAAGGGCACCGCGCCCGAGAACATGGGCAACCTGATGGGCCGCATGGAGTTCGGCAAGATGATCGCTGGCTGCGCCGCCGCGCTCCAGACCGAGTCGGGCAAGATCTCCTACCTCGGACCGCTGATCGACCCGGAGACCCTGCGCCTGACCAACTCGGTCTACCTGGGCGCGAAGTACTGCTGGGAGACCTACCGCAGCAAGCCCGCCAGCGAGCTGGCCTTCGACGTGACCTGGATCGGCTACTGGTTCAACCTGCCAGGCCAGACGCTCGACCCGACCAAGGTCGCCAACGACTTCATCAACGCCGGCAGCGACGTGATCCTCTCGGGCATCGACACCACCGAGGCGCTGGTGGAGGCCGACAAGGCCACCAAGGCGGGCAAAAAGGTCTACGCCATCCCCTACGACTTCAAGGATGTCTGCAGCCAGGCCCCCGACGCCTGCCTGGGCGTACCCTACTTCAACTGGGGCCCCTCGCTGACCAAGGTGCTGGCCAGCGTGCAGGACGGCAGCTTCAAGCAGAGCTGGGACTGGATCGGCCCCGACCCGAGCGATATCAACAACCCCGACACCAGCATGATCGGCTTTGTCGAGGGCGCGGCGCTCACCCCGGAGAACAAGACCACGCTGGACGAGTTCACCAAAAAGCTCACCAGCGGCGAGATCGATCTCTACACCGGCCCGCTGAACTGGCAGGATGGCAGCACCTTCCTGGCGGCGGGCGAGAAGGCCGACGACCAGAAGATCTGGTACGCCCAGCAGCTGCTCGAAGGCATCAAGGGCCAGAGCACCTCGAAGTAGCAGGACAGACATGACGGTATGATACGGTGGCGGAGTGGTATGATGAGTACATCATAGCATCCCGCCGCCGTATCAGCTTTCTGACCAAAGAAACCATGAACGTAGAGATCCGCAATCTGACCAAGACCTTCGGCCCGCTGCGCGCCAACGACTCGCTGACCCTGAGCTTCGCCGCCGGGCAGATCCACGGCGTGCTGGGGGAAAATGGCGCGGGCAAAAGTACGCTGATGAAGCTGCTCTCAGGCTTCCTCAAGCCCGACGCGGGCGAGATCCTGCTGGATGGCAGGGCCGCGCAGCTCGGCTCGCCTGCCAGGGCGCTCCAGGCGGGCGTGGGCATGGTGCACCAAGACCCGCTCGACATCCCGGCGTTTACCGCGATCGAAAATTTCTACTGTGGCAGCCATCGCCTAGCGATGCGCAACCGCACCGAGGCGCGCCGCAAGCTGGCCGAGCTTGCGGCGCGTTTTGGTTTTGCCGTCGACCCCGACGCCCAGATCGCCAGCCTGACGGTGGGCCAGCGCCAGCAGCTAGAGATCATGCGCCTGCTGGCGGGCGGCGCGCGGCTGCTCATCCTCGATGAGCCAACCACCGGCATCAGCGCGGCCCAGGCGCGGGCGCTGTTCGCGGCGCTCAAGCGGCTGGCCGCCGACGGCGCGACGGTGCTGTTTGTCTCGCACAAGCTAGATGAGGTGGCCGAGCTGTGCGACACGGTGAGCGTGCTGCGGGCTGGGAAGCTGGTGGGCGCTGGCCAGATGGCCATGCCCCAGCCCCAGGCCACCCTGCTCGACCTGATGTTCGGCAGCGCAGGCCCGCAGCACGCCGAGGCCCTGCCCGAGCGCGCGACCGCCAGCGGCGATGCCCCGCCCACCTGGCAGCTGCGCGATCTGAAAGCCCGCGAGGGTGTGGTGCGGCTGCGCGGCGTCAGCCTCGACATCCCGGCGGGCGCGTCGGTGGGCCTGGCGGGCATGGAGGGCAGCGGGCAGCAGGTGCTGCTGCGGCTGCTGGCCGGCAGCCTGCCGCCCACCGGCGGCACCATCACGGTCGGCGGCACCGACCTGACCGGCGCGGCCATGCGGCGGTTCCGCGATGCCGGGGTGGAGTATTTGCCCGCCGACCGCCTGAGCGACGGCGTGATCGGCTCGTTCTCGCTCCAGGAGCACTTCGCGCTGCTGCGCCCCGCCAGCGAGCGGCTGCTCAACCCACAGGCCGCGCTGGAGTCGGCGCAGGAGGCGATCGCCTCGTACAACATCAAGGCCACGCCCAGCACGCCGATCGCATCGCTCTCGGGCGGCAACCAGCAGCGAGCCATGCTGGCCCTGGTGCCACCGGATGCGCGCGGCATCCTGCTGGATCAGCCTACGCGCGGCCTGGATGTGGCCTCATCGCAGGTGGTGTGGGAGAAGATGCACGCCCGCCGCACCCAGGGCGCATCGGTGGTGTTCGCATCGGCAGATCTGGATGAAATTCTCGAAAATAGCGACTTTGTGCTGGTGTTTTTTGCGGGAAAGCTCTCGCCGCTGCTGCCGCGCGCATCGCTCGACTTTGCGCGGCTCGCCGAGCTGATCGGCGGCATTGGATTTGACGACCACGGGTTCAGCGCCGCGCAGGGCGCGGCCAGCCCGGCGGAGGCCCAAGCGTGACAACTTCATCTGCATCCCCTAAACCCCAGTGGCGCTCCGGCGCGCTGTTCCTGCTGATCGCCATCGGCGGCGCGCTGATCTTCACCACGCTGGTGCTGCTGGCCTCGGGCACGCCCGTGCTCGAAAGCTACCAGCTCATCCTCACCGGCTGGGCCTCGACCCCGCCGCGCCTAGCCGACACCGTGATGGTTGCCGCGCCGCTGCTGCTGTGCGCGGCGGGGCTGGCCGTCACCTTCAGCGCGGGCCTCTACAACCTGGGCGTCGAGGGCCAGATCGGCCTGGGCGCGGTATTCGCCTACGGCGCGCTGCGGGCCATGCCGGGCGCGCCGCCAGCCCTGCTGTGGGCCGCCAGCTTTGCGGCGGGCGCGCTGGGCGGCGCGCTGTGGGCCTTGGTGGCCGCGCTGCTGAAGCGCTACGGGCGCGTGAGCGAGATCTTCGCGGGCCTGGGCCTGAACTTCCTAGCCACCGGTGTGCTGATGTTTATGATCGCCGGGCCGTGGCGCAAGGCGGGCAGCATCTCGGTGGTCAGCACCGACCAGCTGCCCAAGGATGTGTGGCTGCCCACCATCAGCGCGCTGCGGCTGGCCCCCGCCGCGCCGGTGCTGGCGCTGCTGGCGCTGGGGCTGGTGTGGTTCCTGCTCACCCGCAGCCGCTGGGGGCTTTCGGTGCGCGCCACCGGCCTGAACGCCAGCGCGGCGGAGCGCATGGGCACGCCGGTGACGCTGCGCATGTTCCAGGCGCTGGCGCTCTGCGGGGCGCTGGCAGGCATGGCGGGCGCGATCCAGGTGCTGGGCGTCTACCACGCGCTCATCCCCACCGTCTCTAGCGGGCTGGGCCTGCTGGCGCTGCTGGTGGTGCTGCTGATCGGCTCGCGATCGCTGCTGGCGCTGCCCGTGGTGGTGCTGTTCGCGGCCTTCGCCACAGGCAGCCTCCAGCTGCCGCTGGTGCTAGGGGCCGACAGCAGCATCGCGGGCGTGTTGCAGGATGCGCTGGTGCTGTTCGCGCTGATCGGGCGCGGCGTGATGAGTAGAAAATAGCTTCAAATAGGGAAATATGGACACATCGCAACTGCTTATCGATGCCGCCGCCGTGCTGGCGAGCGCCTCGCCGCTGGTGATCGCGGCTCTGGCCGAGATGATCAGCGAGCGCGCCGGGGTGGTGAACCTCTCGCTCGACGGCAAGATGCTGCTGGCCGGGATGGTCGGCTTCGCGGTGGCCTACAACACCGGCAGCGTGGGGCTGGGCTTCATGGCGGCGGCGCTGCTGGGCGGGCTGGTGGCGCTCATCCTGTGCTTCGTGAGCCTGAGCCTGCGCCAGTCGCAGAACGCGGCGGGCTTCGTGCTCTCGCTGCTCTGCACCGATCTCTCATCCTTCCTCGGCTCGCCCTACAACCGCCAGATCGGCCCCACGGTGCCGCACGCGCCCATCCCGCTGCTGTCGGACATCCCGGTGCTGGGGCCGCTGCTCTTCACCCACGACGCGGTGATCTACAGCAGCTTCCTGCTCATCCCGCTGATGTGGTGGTTCCTGATGCGCACGCGGCCCGGCGTGCTGGTGCGCTCGCTGGGCGAGCGACCGCAGGCCGCCTTCGCGCGCGGCGCGCAGGTGACGCCGCTGCGCTACCTGGTGGTGATCTGCGCGGGCATGCTGATCGGCATCGCCGGGGCGGCCTACACGCTCGATCTCAAGCAGGGCTGGAGCTACCGCCACATCGCGGGCATCGGCTGGATCGTGCTGGCGATCGTGATCTTCGGCGGCTGGAACCCCTGGCGGATCGCGCTGGGCTGCTACCTGTTCGGCGCGCTGCAGACGCTGGCCAGCCGCTGGCAGAGCGACCCGCCCACAGCGTTTGGCGGCCTGCTGGCCAGCATCCCCACCCAGGTCTACCAGGTCGCGCCGTTCGCGCTGATGATCTTTGTGCTGGCGCTGGTGAACGGCCTGACCAACCCCGCCGTCGGGCGCTGGGTGGCGGGCCTGCCCACACCGGTGCGCCGCCCCATCCACTGGTTGATCGCGCGGCTGAGCATGCCTGCCCCGTCGGCGCTCGGCCAGCCATTTGTCCGCCCGTAGCCATGAACTCAAGTCGGCGGGGCGTTTGGCCCCGCCCTCGCTCACGAGGATACACCCCATGACCGCTCTTGCATCGACGGCGCTGGTCGCGCCCTACGCCCCCCTGGCCCAGCGCGTGATCGACGAGGCGACCGTCGTCAACGACAAGATCCTGAAGATCGACCACTTCCTCAACCACCGCATCGAGCCGTCGTTCATGGCCGACCTGGGCCGCGAGATGGCCCGCCGCATCGCGCCCTTCGCCCCCGACCTCATCCTCACCGCCGAGGCCAGCGGCATCGCGCCCGCGCTCTCGGTGGCCACCGCGCTGGATGTGCCCATGGTCTACGCCAAAAAGTACGCGCCCACCGTCGAGATGCCCGCGCTCTCGCGGATCGTGCCCTCGGCCACCAAGGGCAGCGACTACCGCCTGGTGATCTCGGCCCGCTATCTTCCGGCGGGCGCGCGCGTGGCGCTGATCGATGATTTTCTGGCCAATGGCCGCACCGCTGTGGCCCTGGCCGAGATCGTGGCCGAGGCGGGCGCGCAGCTGGTGGCGGCGGGCTTCTTGGTCGAAAAACTGTTCCAGGATGGCCGGGCCAAGATGGCCTCCCACGATGCGCCGATCGCCGTGCTGACCCAGGTGGAGCGGCTGGAGGCTGGGCGCGTGATCGTGGCTGGGCTGTAAAGCGTTTTTGGGCCGCCCGCTCCTGATTTTTTGGCCAGCCATAATATTTAGCGCAGCAAGATCGGATATTTTGTTCCCTCTTGCCTAGAAGGTACGACGCCTGCTATCATAGTGGCAGGCGTTGATTTTTACACTCACAGCGGCACATGCCGACCGAAACACCCTCGTATTTCTGTCGCATGTGCTGCTGTGTCTTTTTTGCACTATGATGACAACAGCACACACCCGCACACCGCAGCCATCCTCCCCTGCGCCCACCCGCTTCGCGTGGCTCTCGATCGCTGCGGCGGTCATCACCATCGCGATCAAATTTGCTGCCTACATGGTCACCGGCTCGGTCGGCCTGCTCTCCGACGCGCTTGAGTCGGTGGTCAACCTCGTGACAGCCGTTCTCACCCTGATCATCCTGGGCATCGCTATGCGCCCGCCGGATGAAGAGCACGCCTACGGCCACTCCAAGGCCGAGTACTTCTCCAGCGCCGCCGAGGGCATCATGATCGTGGGCGCGGCGGTCAGTATCATCGCTAGCGCGGTGCCGCGCCTGCTGGCCCCGCAGCCGCTTGAGTCGGCGGGCCTGGGCCTGGCGCTCTCGCTGGCGGCCACGCTGGTGAATCTGGTGGTGGCCCAGGTGCTGCTGCGCGCCAGCCGCACCCACTCCTCAATCGCGCTAGAGGGCGAGTCGCACCACCTGATGACCGACGTGTACACCTCGGGCGGCGTGCTGGTGGGCATCCTGCTCGTCACCATCACCGGTATCGAGCGGCTCGACCCGATCATCGCGCTGCTAGTGGCGCTCAACATCATCTGGTCGGGCGTGAAGCTCATGCGCAGCTCGGCGGATGGCCTGATGGATGCGGCGTTGCCCGCCGAGGATCGCCAGGCGATCATCACAGTGCTCGACCGCTACGTGGCCGAGCAGCAGATCGGCTACCACGCGCTGCGCACGCGCATGGCCGGGGCGAGGCGCTTCACCTCGATGCACATTCTGGTGCCGAACACCTGGACGGTGAGCCAGGGCCACGATATCGTCGAGCAGATCGAGCGCGACATCCGCGCCGCCCTGCCGGGCACCACCGTGTTCACCCATCTGGAGCCAATCGAAGACCCGACATCATTTGAAGATACCAATCTCGACCGCTCGGCGGTCTAAGCGCCGCCACAAATAGCCCGCCGCGTCCTGCGGCCTCTGGTATAATTTTGTCACCTACAAAGCAACCGGAGGTCGCAGTGGACGACTATCAGTTCTATCTCGCGGGGGAGTGGCGCTCGGGCCGCCCCTACACCATCTTCTGCCCATTCGACGGCGAGCCGGTCGGCAGCGTGCAGCGCGCCGATGCCACAGATGTCGAGCGCGCCATCGCGGCGGCGGCGGGTGCGTTCGCACAGACCCGCAGACTGCCCGCCCACAAGCGCGCCGCCATCCTGCGCAGCATCGCACGCCAGCTCGGCGAGCAGGCCGAGGACATGGCCCGCACCATCGCGCTGGAGGCCGCCAAGCCCATCCGCCAGGCCCGCGCCGAGATCCAGCGCAGCATCCTCACCTTCGAGGCCGCCGCCGACGAGGCGGGCCGCAGCCACGACGAGGCGCTGCGCATGGATGCCACGCCCGGCGGCGAGGGGCGGCAGGGCTTCGTGCGCCGCTTCCCGGTCGGCCCGATCGGCGCGATCACCCCCTTCAACTTCCCGCTCAACCAGGTGGCCCACAAGCTCGCCCCGGCCATCGCTGCAGGCTGCCCCGTGGTGCTCAAGCCCGCCCCGCAGGCCCCGATCACCGCGCTGCGGCTGGCCAAAATCATCGCCAACACCGAGTGGCCCGCCGAGGCGCTGAGCGTGCTGCCGCTGGATGTGGCCGACGCCGCCCCGATTGTCGACGACGAGCGGCTGCGGCTGCTCACCTTCACTGGATCGGTGGCGGCGGGCTGGGCGCTGAAGCAGCGGGCGGGTAAGAAGAAGGTGACGCTGGAGCTGGGCGGCAACGCCGCGTGCGTCGTCCACCTAGATGCCGATCTGGCCCTGGCCGCCGCCCGCTGCGCCACCGGCGGCTACTCCTACGCGGGCCAGTCCTGCATCAGCGTGCAGCGCATTTTCGTGCACGACTCGGTCTACCAGACCTTTCTGGATGCCTTCGTGCCGCTGGTGCAAGATCTGAAAATCGGACACCCGCTCGACGAGCAGAGCGACCTCTCGGCGCTGATCGACGAGGCGGCGGCTGGGCGGGTCGCAGGGCTTCTGGATGAGGCGCGCAAGGGCGGCGCGCAGGTGCTTACCGGCGGCGGCTTCCACGGGCGCGCACTGGAGCCAACCGTGCTGATCAACACCGCCCCTGGTATGATGGTCAACAGCCAGGAGGCCTTCGCGCCCCTGGTGACCGTGCAGACCTACACCGACTTCGACGATGCGCTAGCGCGGGTCAACCAGAGCGCCTTCGGCCTGCAGGCGGGCGTGTTCACCCGCGATATCGGGCGAGCCTTCCAGGCCTTCGAGACGCTGGATGTGGGCGGCGTGATGGTGAACGACGTGCCCACATGGCGGCTCGACCCCATGCCCTACGGCGGCGTGAAGGACTCCGGCATGGGCCGCGAGGGCCTGCGCTACGCGATCGAGGACATGACCGAGCCAAAGCTGCTGGTGCTGAACCTGGGCTAGCGGCCACGGCGGGGGCGGGCGCACCGCCCCCGCCACCCAGATAGGTGAGATCATGACCCCAACCCTATCGCTCGACGACATACTGGCACAGCTGCTGCCGATGCACCGCCATATCTGCCCGCGCCAGGTGCTGGGCGTGCGCATCGGCATGTGCGCCGCCGAGCTGCTGGGCCTCTATCTGCCCCAGGAAGACAAGCGGCTGCTGGCCTTTGTGGAGACCGACGGCTGCTTCGCCGATGGTGTGGCAGTGGCCACGGGATGCTGGATGGGCCACCGCACCATGCGCCTGATCGACTACGGCAAGGTCGCCGCGACCTTTGTCGACACCCGAACCAACCAGGCCGTGCGCATCGCGCCCAGCCCGCACGCCCGCGCCGCCGCCGCCCAGGCCCTGCCCCACGCCAAGAGCCGCTGGCACGCCCAGCGCGACGCCTACCAGACCCTGCCCGACAGCGTGCTGCTGTGCGCCACGCCGGTCGAGGTCACGCTGCCGCTGGCCCAGATCATCGCGCGCCCCGGCGTGCGGGTCAGCTGCGACACGTGCGGCGAGGAGATCATCAACAGCCGCGAGGTGCTGCGCGGCGCCCAGACGCTCTGCCAGAGCTGCGCGGGCGAAACCTACTACCGCGACGTAGTGCGCGAGGCCATAGCCTAGCGGCGGGGCGCGCTTGCCCCGCCGCCCGAGGAGGCTAGGCAGCCGTCTCGCGCCAAGCCCGCAGCACCTCGGCCACGCTCCATGCCTGCTGCGGGCAGCCGCGCGGCGCGTGGGGCGCATCCCCATCGAAGATCTCGCTAATGCTGCCCACCCCGCCGCCGTGCAGCAGGTGGCCGACCATTGGCTCTAGGAAGCTGCGCGCCGTAGCCGCATCGCCGTAGGCCCGCAGGTGCGCCCGCACAAACGGCCCGATCAGCCAGCCCCACACCGCGCCCTGGTGGTAGCTGCCATCGCGCAGCTCCAGGTTACCGCGATAGCCGCCCACATACGCCGCATCGCTCGGCGTGAGGCTGCGCAGCCCGTGCGAGGTCACCAGCTCGCGGGCGCAGGCATCCACCACCGCCCGCTGCTTCCCCGCATCCAGCGGCGAGTGCGGCAGCGAGACCGCGAAGATCTGGTTCGGGCGAACGCTGGGGTCGACGCCATCTGGCCCATCGATCACATCGTAGCAGCATCCCCCCGCAGCGTTCCAGAAGCGCCCAAAGCTGGCCCGCACCCGCTCGGCATCGACCTCGTAGGCGGCGGCATCGCGCCCAAGCGCGCGCGCAAACCCCGCCGCAGCGAGCAGCGTGTTGTACCACAGCGCGTTAATCTCCACCGGCTTGCCGATACGCGGCGTCACCACCCAGTCCAAAAACTTGGCGTCCATCCACGTGAGCTGCACACCCGGCTCACCCGCGTAGATCAGACCATCGGTGGGGTCGACGTGGATCTGGTAGCGCGTGCCCCGTCGGTGCCACGCGATGATCTCCTCCACCGCCGGGAGCAAATCGCGCAGCAGCGCGTCATCGCCGGTGGCCTCATGGTAAGCGCGGATGGCCTCCACATACCACAGAGTGGCGTCCACGGTGTTGTACTCGGGCACCTCGCCCGCGTCGGGGAAGCGGTTCGGGATCATGCCCTGGTCGACAAAGCGGGCAAAGGTGCGCAGGATACGCGACGCCACTTCGGGCCTGCCAGTAGCCAGCGTCAGCCCCGGCAGCGCGATCATGGTATCGCGGCCCCAGTCGCTGAACCACGGGTAGCCCGCGATCACGCTGCGGCCCTCGGCGTCGTCCGCCAGCGGGCGGCGCACCACGAACTGGTCGGCGGCCAAGGTCAGCTCGGCCAGCGCCACATCGGCGGCAGCGCCGGGGCTGGCCGCCACGATCCCGCGCTCATAGGCCTGGCGTTCGGCCAGCGCCGCCGCCCCATCTAGCGAGGGCGCGGCCTCGGTGCTCAGCACCATCGTCAGCGACTCGCCCGCCCGCAGCGTCGCGCTGAAGTCACCCGCGTGCAGCAGATCCTCCATCGGCTCCTGGCCACGGTCGGCCTCCGCCGCATACCACAGCCCGCGCCGCCACTCGGACACCGGCTGGGCCGCCGCGCCATCGCTCAGCAGGTAAAACGGCCCATGCGCCGCATCTCCCTGCACACGCAGGCCGTGGGGCACCGCATCCACGGCCAGGCCCAGCAGCCGCGCCCGGGTGAAGCCGTGGTAGTCGCGGTGCGTGACCAGCGCGGCCAGCCGCAGCGCCAGCGGCCCCGACCCACGGCGCAGCGTATAGCGCACATAGGTCGTGTTGGCATCCTGCTGCATCCAGACGCGCTTCTCAAGCAGCGCGTCGGCCAGCGCATAGCGCCACACCGCAATCCTGCCATCAAGCGAAAAGCGCTCGATCAGGCGATGCCCGGCAGCGCCAAGCCCGCCCACCCAGCGATTTGTGCTCAGATCATAGGAAGAATCGGCATAGAGCGCCATCTCATCAAGCTTTGCAGCCAGCAGCGTGCGGCCCAACGGCGGGTGCAGCGCGGCGATCAGCAGGCCATGGTAGCGCCGGGTCAGCTCGCCCGAGATCGTCCCCATCGCAAACCCGCCGATGCCATTGGTCACCAGCCACTCACGCTCGCTGGCCTGCGCCACATCGCCGCAGATATCTCGCCCAAATACGACAGCCATACCATTCCTCCGCAACACACCAATGGCGGGCACCAGCCCGCCAGATAAACGTCACGGCCTATAGTAGCACGATATTTGCCCCACAGTTTGTCATCAATCCGGCGCAATTCTGCTCACACCAGCAGCCTATCCGTGAGTATGATACACAGCATAGCACGCCCTTTGCAGGCCGCCACCGCCCAACAATAGTATGTAGCACCAAGCATTCCCAACCGCAGGCGCGCTCTGACAGATCGGCAAAGAGCAGGCCCAGACTGCACCAAGATATGCGCGGGAGAATACCATGACCGTGGATGCAACCAATCTCCTTTTTGAAGAACGCCTTCGAGCCCTCCGGCGAGCGTATATCGAACAGCTGTGGAAAACATCCGCCGAGCTTGACCTGCACCTGCAGAACTTGCAGAGCGGACAGTACCCGATCGAAGATCTCGAGCAGCTGCGGCTCACCGCCCATGGGCTGGCGGGGTCGGGGGCGACCTATGGGTTCAGCACCATCAGCGAGACAGCTGGGCGGCTCGACCGCTACATCCAGAGCATCCTGGAAAGTAAGATCAGCGCCACCCAGACCCAGCTCAACTATATCTCGGCGCTGCTCAACGACCTGCGCGCCGTGCTGGCCAAGCTCCCATCCGAGCCAGCCAGCACGCCCGCCATCCCCAACGAATCGCCCGCCGTGCCGCGCTTCCCCCACGACGTACGGCGGATTGTGATCTGCGACCCCGACCCGCTCACCAGCGACGACATCGCCCGGCAGATCGCCAACTACGGCTACAGCGTGGACATCTTCAGCAGCGCCGAGGCGGCGATCGATCATATCGGCACCACCGCACACTCGGCGATCATCAGCGACATCTCGTTTATCAACAGCTGGCAGAACCTCAACACCTCACAGCACCTGCAGCTGCTGTTCACCGCCACTAGCGACGACTTCGCCACACGGCTCAAGGCCGTGCGGGCCGGCGGGGTCGCCTTTCTCACCAAACCGATCGACCTAGGCGCGCTGATCGACACCCTCGACACCTTCACCGCCGCCCGCGAGATGGAACCATACCGCATTCTGATCATCGACGACCAGCCGCTGCTGGCCGCCACCTACGCCACCACGCTGCGTCAGGCCGGCATGGTGGTCTCCACCGTCACCAACCCGCTGCGGGTGATGAGCACGCTCGGCGAGTTCCACCCCGATGTGCTGCTGCTCGACATGTATATGCCGGGCTGCACCGGCATCGAGCTAGCCACCGTGCTGCGCCAGCAGGCCACATTCGTTGGCATCCCGATCGTCTTTCTCTCCGCAGAGACCCAGCTCGACCGCCAGATGGATGCGCTCAAGCGCGGCGGTGACGACTTCCTCACCAAGCCCATCCAGCTCGACCACCTTGTGACGGCGGTCGCCAGCCGAGCACAGCGGGCCAGGCTGCTGCGCTCGGCGATGGTGCGCGACAGCCTCACCGGGCTGTACAACCACACTACCACCAAAGAGCACCTCAAGCGCGAGCTAGCCCGCGCGGCCCGCCAGGATCGCCCGCTCACCTTCGCCATGATCGACATCGACCACTTCAAGCGCGTCAACGACACCTACGGGCACGTCGTGGGCGATCAGGTGATCAAAAGCCTCTCGCGGCTGCTGCAGCAGCGGCTGCGCAAGACAGACATCATCGGGCGCTACGGCGGCGAGGAGTTTGCGATCATCCTTCCCGATACCGACACGGTCGGCGCGGCCAAACTGCTCGATGAGATCCGCGAGCGCTTCTCGCAGGTGCGGCAGAACGCCGATGACATGGCCTTCTCCTCCAGCATCAGCTGTGGGTTCGCCAGCTTCCCCGAGCGCTCGGATGCCGCCACGCTGGTAAGCGCCGCCGATCGCGCGCTCTACGATGCCAAGCACGCGGGCCGAAACTGCGTGATGCAGGCAGTCCTCGATCAGGCCGAGCGCGCATCCTAGTTCTCATTGTTCAGCCTATGCAAACACGACGCATATCTGATACTAGCAGCCCAGCACAACCGCCTATGCACCGCCAACTTATCGAGCAGATCCGCACGCATCTGGGCAGCATCGACATCGAGGAGCGCTGGAAACCGCTGTTCGCCGCGATCAGCAGCACCTACGAGCAGAGCGACGAAGAGCGCAACATGCTGATCCAGCAGAACAGCTACCTAGAGGCGCTGCACCACACCACGTTCGGGCTGCTCAACCAGCACGATCAGAAGACGCTGCTGAGAGAGATTGTCACCCGCGCCACCGCGCTGCTCGGCACGCCCGACGGGGGCCTCTTTGTGATCGATGCGGAGGGCAGCAAGCTGGTGCTTGAGGCCGCCAGCGGCATCTTCACCCAGATTCTGGGCGGCGAGATCGAGCGCGGGGCCGGGCTGTGCGGTCGGGTGTGGGATCTGGGCAAGGCGCTGACGGTGTATGACTATATCGGGTGGGCGCATCGGCTGCCCACGCTCGACCCACTGCAGCTCCACACGGTGATCGGCGTCCCGCTGACCTCGCATGGCGCCATGATCGGCGTGTTTACCATCGCCTACGCCGAGACAGAGCATACCTTCTACCAGTCCGAGCTCGAGCTCATCGATCGCTTCGCCCAGCTCGCATCGCTGGCCATTGAGAATGTGAAGCTCTACAACGAGCTAGAGCAGCGCGTGCTGCAGCGCACGATCGAGCTTGAGGAGATCAACCAAGAGCTTGAG
This window encodes:
- a CDS encoding aldehyde dehydrogenase family protein, producing MDDYQFYLAGEWRSGRPYTIFCPFDGEPVGSVQRADATDVERAIAAAAGAFAQTRRLPAHKRAAILRSIARQLGEQAEDMARTIALEAAKPIRQARAEIQRSILTFEAAADEAGRSHDEALRMDATPGGEGRQGFVRRFPVGPIGAITPFNFPLNQVAHKLAPAIAAGCPVVLKPAPQAPITALRLAKIIANTEWPAEALSVLPLDVADAAPIVDDERLRLLTFTGSVAAGWALKQRAGKKKVTLELGGNAACVVHLDADLALAAARCATGGYSYAGQSCISVQRIFVHDSVYQTFLDAFVPLVQDLKIGHPLDEQSDLSALIDEAAAGRVAGLLDEARKGGAQVLTGGGFHGRALEPTVLINTAPGMMVNSQEAFAPLVTVQTYTDFDDALARVNQSAFGLQAGVFTRDIGRAFQAFETLDVGGVMVNDVPTWRLDPMPYGGVKDSGMGREGLRYAIEDMTEPKLLVLNLG
- a CDS encoding formylmethanofuran dehydrogenase, which encodes MTPTLSLDDILAQLLPMHRHICPRQVLGVRIGMCAAELLGLYLPQEDKRLLAFVETDGCFADGVAVATGCWMGHRTMRLIDYGKVAATFVDTRTNQAVRIAPSPHARAAAAQALPHAKSRWHAQRDAYQTLPDSVLLCATPVEVTLPLAQIIARPGVRVSCDTCGEEIINSREVLRGAQTLCQSCAGETYYRDVVREAIA
- a CDS encoding glycogen debranching protein, which codes for MAVVFGRDICGDVAQASEREWLVTNGIGGFAMGTISGELTRRYHGLLIAALHPPLGRTLLAAKLDEMALYADSSYDLSTNRWVGGLGAAGHRLIERFSLDGRIAVWRYALADALLEKRVWMQQDANTTYVRYTLRRGSGPLALRLAALVTHRDYHGFTRARLLGLAVDAVPHGLRVQGDAAHGPFYLLSDGAAAQPVSEWRRGLWYAAEADRGQEPMEDLLHAGDFSATLRAGESLTMVLSTEAAPSLDGAAALAERQAYERGIVAASPGAAADVALAELTLAADQFVVRRPLADDAEGRSVIAGYPWFSDWGRDTMIALPGLTLATGRPEVASRILRTFARFVDQGMIPNRFPDAGEVPEYNTVDATLWYVEAIRAYHEATGDDALLRDLLPAVEEIIAWHRRGTRYQIHVDPTDGLIYAGEPGVQLTWMDAKFLDWVVTPRIGKPVEINALWYNTLLAAAGFARALGRDAAAYEVDAERVRASFGRFWNAAGGCCYDVIDGPDGVDPSVRPNQIFAVSLPHSPLDAGKQRAVVDACARELVTSHGLRSLTPSDAAYVGGYRGNLELRDGSYHQGAVWGWLIGPFVRAHLRAYGDAATARSFLEPMVGHLLHGGGVGSISEIFDGDAPHAPRGCPQQAWSVAEVLRAWRETAA
- a CDS encoding diguanylate cyclase; the encoded protein is MTVDATNLLFEERLRALRRAYIEQLWKTSAELDLHLQNLQSGQYPIEDLEQLRLTAHGLAGSGATYGFSTISETAGRLDRYIQSILESKISATQTQLNYISALLNDLRAVLAKLPSEPASTPAIPNESPAVPRFPHDVRRIVICDPDPLTSDDIARQIANYGYSVDIFSSAEAAIDHIGTTAHSAIISDISFINSWQNLNTSQHLQLLFTATSDDFATRLKAVRAGGVAFLTKPIDLGALIDTLDTFTAAREMEPYRILIIDDQPLLAATYATTLRQAGMVVSTVTNPLRVMSTLGEFHPDVLLLDMYMPGCTGIELATVLRQQATFVGIPIVFLSAETQLDRQMDALKRGGDDFLTKPIQLDHLVTAVASRAQRARLLRSAMVRDSLTGLYNHTTTKEHLKRELARAARQDRPLTFAMIDIDHFKRVNDTYGHVVGDQVIKSLSRLLQQRLRKTDIIGRYGGEEFAIILPDTDTVGAAKLLDEIRERFSQVRQNADDMAFSSSISCGFASFPERSDAATLVSAADRALYDAKHAGRNCVMQAVLDQAERAS